A single Micromonospora luteifusca DNA region contains:
- a CDS encoding sensor histidine kinase: MTSLAVPEHPWLLPGELVVPADRGRTRPRRTTRDWIVDSIAFLVSLIWVLFATADVLSPDPAMTTALPHDWMAGVDALIGLVCCGLLWLRRRWPLGLVVATTPLTLFSMAAAIPLLILYFTVVVHRRTAIAIAVTGAGLVTNMVFSWLRPDPNMPYWATTSWGVVLSFAVLAWGMFVRARRQLIVSLRERAERAEAEQQLRVTQARHLERTRIAREMHDVLAHRISLLSLHAGALEFRPDAPADEVARAAGVIRGSAHAALQDLREVIGVLRAEGDDDGDAPEPPQPTLADLPALIAESRAAGVRVNVTDSVVTPGEAPAALGRAAYRIVQEGLTNARKHAAGAAVTVDVAGGPGAGLTVAIGNRWPVGTPAGGTLPGAGTGLVGISERVTLAGGRLAYGRDDGGDYRLAAWLPWPA, encoded by the coding sequence GTGACCAGCCTCGCCGTCCCGGAGCATCCCTGGCTGCTGCCAGGGGAGCTGGTGGTGCCGGCCGACCGTGGGCGTACGCGTCCGCGCCGCACCACCCGCGACTGGATCGTGGACAGCATCGCGTTCCTGGTCTCCCTGATCTGGGTGCTGTTCGCCACCGCCGACGTCCTGTCACCCGACCCGGCGATGACCACCGCGCTCCCGCACGACTGGATGGCTGGCGTCGACGCCCTGATCGGGCTGGTCTGCTGCGGGCTGCTCTGGTTGCGCCGCCGATGGCCACTCGGGCTGGTGGTGGCGACGACACCGCTGACCCTGTTCTCGATGGCCGCCGCCATCCCGCTGTTGATCCTCTACTTCACGGTGGTGGTGCACCGACGGACCGCCATTGCGATCGCGGTCACCGGTGCCGGCCTCGTCACCAACATGGTCTTCAGTTGGCTGCGCCCGGACCCGAACATGCCGTACTGGGCCACCACGTCGTGGGGCGTGGTGCTCAGCTTCGCCGTGCTGGCCTGGGGGATGTTCGTCCGGGCCCGGCGGCAGTTGATCGTGTCGTTGCGGGAGCGGGCCGAGCGGGCCGAGGCGGAGCAGCAACTGCGGGTCACCCAGGCCCGCCACCTCGAACGCACCCGGATCGCCCGGGAGATGCACGACGTGCTCGCCCACCGGATCTCGCTGCTCAGCCTGCACGCGGGTGCGCTGGAGTTCCGGCCGGACGCGCCGGCCGACGAGGTGGCCCGCGCCGCCGGGGTGATCCGCGGCAGCGCGCACGCCGCCCTACAGGACCTGCGCGAGGTGATCGGGGTGCTCCGGGCCGAGGGCGACGACGACGGTGACGCCCCGGAGCCACCGCAGCCCACCCTCGCCGACCTGCCGGCGCTGATCGCCGAGTCGCGGGCGGCCGGAGTGCGGGTGAACGTGACCGACAGCGTCGTCACACCGGGCGAGGCACCGGCGGCCCTGGGCCGGGCCGCATATCGGATCGTGCAGGAGGGGCTGACGAACGCCCGCAAACACGCGGCCGGCGCGGCGGTCACCGTGGACGTGGCCGGTGGGCCGGGGGCCGGACTGACCGTGGCGATCGGTAACCGGTGGCCGGTCGGCACGCCGGCCGGCGGCACACTGCCGGGCGCCGGCACCGGCCTCGTCGGCATCAGCGAGCGGGTCACGTTGGCCGGCGGCCGCCTCGCCTACGGGCGGGACGACGGCGGCGACTATCGGCTGGCCGCCTGGCTGCCGTGGCCGGCATGA
- a CDS encoding response regulator — translation MAAVAGMRGPSGVAGPSGVAGPSGVAGPESVVPPVRVLIVDDDALVRAGLSMILGGLPDLTVVGEAADGGEVPAAVAAYAPDVVLMDIRMPRVDGLTATEALRAQPHPPEVLVLTTFDADEQVLRALRAGAAGFLLKDTPPAEIVHAVRRVAAGEATLSPTVTRTLIAHVTAATPGPVGPDPRRERALRLLSGLSERERQVAVALGRGQTNAEIAGELFMSVATVKAYVSRLLTRLDLNNRVQVALLVHDAGLV, via the coding sequence CTGGCTGCCGTGGCCGGCATGAGGGGCCCTTCCGGGGTGGCTGGCCCTTCCGGGGTGGCCGGGCCTTCCGGGGTGGCCGGGCCTGAGTCGGTGGTGCCGCCGGTGCGCGTGCTGATCGTGGACGACGACGCCCTGGTCCGGGCCGGGCTCTCGATGATCCTCGGCGGTCTGCCGGACCTGACCGTGGTCGGCGAGGCGGCCGACGGTGGCGAGGTGCCGGCGGCCGTCGCCGCGTACGCCCCGGACGTGGTGCTGATGGACATCCGGATGCCACGGGTCGACGGGCTGACCGCCACCGAGGCGCTGCGTGCCCAGCCGCATCCGCCGGAGGTGCTGGTGCTGACCACCTTCGATGCCGACGAGCAGGTGCTGCGGGCACTACGCGCCGGTGCGGCTGGCTTCCTGCTCAAGGACACCCCACCGGCGGAGATCGTCCACGCAGTGCGCCGGGTGGCGGCCGGTGAGGCGACGCTCTCTCCGACGGTGACCCGGACGCTGATCGCCCACGTGACCGCCGCCACCCCCGGCCCGGTCGGCCCCGACCCGCGCCGGGAGCGGGCGCTGCGGCTGCTCAGCGGGCTCAGTGAGCGGGAGCGGCAGGTGGCGGTCGCACTGGGGCGGGGGCAGACCAACGCCGAGATCGCGGGCGAGCTGTTCATGAGTGTGGCGACGGTGAAGGCGTACGTCTCCCGGCTGCTGACCCGGCTCGACCTGAACAACCGGGTCCAGGTGGCCCTGCTCGTGCACGACGCCGGCCTGGTCTGA
- a CDS encoding D-Ala-D-Ala carboxypeptidase family metallohydrolase, with protein MRVNTLKRVAVAFALALPGAAIATVVAAPAAQADGCYTWNRNLYQGRSGDDVRQLQIRVAGWAGNRDIVENDGRYGPKTAAAVKRFQQAYGLRADGVAGPQTYAKLYQLQDNDCTPAHFTYNELDNGCGGSGYSGGPLSASQTKQNALRTMWKLEALRKSLGDKPLNVSSGFRSRACNNQVGGASDSQHLYGNAADVTSRSSSLCQVARGARNNGFSGIYGPGYPDHDDHVHVDSRRENNSDRSSNTTSWSAPDCGVGN; from the coding sequence GTGCGCGTAAACACCTTGAAGCGAGTTGCCGTCGCATTCGCCCTGGCGCTGCCCGGGGCAGCAATCGCCACGGTGGTCGCCGCACCAGCAGCGCAGGCAGACGGCTGCTACACCTGGAACCGCAACCTGTACCAGGGACGCTCGGGCGACGACGTCCGCCAGTTGCAGATTCGGGTCGCCGGCTGGGCCGGCAACCGGGACATCGTGGAGAACGACGGCCGCTACGGACCGAAGACCGCCGCCGCGGTCAAGCGGTTCCAGCAGGCGTACGGGCTGCGCGCCGACGGCGTGGCCGGCCCGCAGACCTACGCCAAGCTGTACCAACTTCAGGACAACGACTGCACGCCCGCGCACTTCACCTACAACGAGCTGGACAACGGGTGCGGCGGGTCCGGGTACAGCGGTGGCCCGCTCTCGGCGAGCCAGACCAAGCAGAACGCGCTGCGCACCATGTGGAAGCTGGAGGCGCTGCGTAAGAGCCTCGGCGACAAGCCGCTCAACGTGTCCAGCGGTTTCCGCAGTCGCGCCTGCAACAACCAGGTCGGCGGCGCGTCCGACAGCCAACACCTGTACGGCAACGCGGCCGACGTGACCTCGCGGTCGTCCTCGCTGTGCCAGGTCGCCCGCGGTGCCCGTAACAACGGCTTCAGTGGGATCTACGGGCCGGGCTACCCCGACCACGACGACCACGTGCACGTCGACTCGCGTCGGGAGAACAACAGCGACCGCAGCTCGAACACGACCAGCTGGTCCGCCCCGGACTGCGGGGTCGGCAACTGA
- a CDS encoding DUF6642 family protein — protein MARGGIFCVEGQWHRDLNERGSVLPTLELLERLGKIRFIHKDAATRDELFYFLDRWLLKQYADHRVGFFAMHGEPSRLCLTDWQSVQLNEVAELMAGRAEGRRLYFGSCSVLRASDAVLREFLQVTGAALICGFTREVDWVESAAFETVLLDVLANGQRHNAAELRMGSAHWAPLASYLGFRVIYANGRAWRPSGRPRVPTQAVHRSAARPR, from the coding sequence GTGGCACGCGGTGGCATCTTCTGTGTCGAGGGTCAGTGGCACCGCGACCTCAACGAGCGGGGCTCCGTGCTGCCCACCCTCGAGTTGCTGGAGCGACTGGGCAAGATCCGCTTCATCCACAAGGACGCGGCCACGCGCGACGAGCTCTTCTACTTCCTGGACCGCTGGCTGCTCAAGCAGTACGCCGACCACCGGGTCGGCTTCTTCGCCATGCACGGAGAGCCGAGCCGGCTCTGCCTCACCGACTGGCAGTCCGTGCAGTTGAACGAGGTGGCCGAGCTGATGGCCGGCCGCGCCGAGGGGCGGCGACTCTATTTCGGCAGCTGCTCGGTACTACGAGCCTCGGACGCGGTGTTGCGCGAGTTCCTGCAGGTCACCGGAGCCGCGCTGATCTGCGGTTTCACCCGAGAAGTCGACTGGGTCGAATCGGCGGCTTTCGAAACCGTCCTGCTCGACGTGCTCGCCAACGGCCAGCGGCACAATGCCGCAGAGCTGCGGATGGGCTCCGCCCACTGGGCGCCGCTCGCCTCGTACCTCGGCTTTCGGGTGATCTACGCCAACGGGCGGGCCTGGCGTCCATCCGGCCGCCCCCGGGTGCCCACCCAGGCCGTGCACCGCTCCGCGGCCCGGCCTCGCTGA